A portion of the Thunnus albacares chromosome 5, fThuAlb1.1, whole genome shotgun sequence genome contains these proteins:
- the LOC122982299 gene encoding P2Y purinoceptor 1-like yields MNNITCQRINFDFTSRFLPPVFILVFIVGLVANGCGLKSLLHNWKKLKIINVFVLNLGLADILYLLTLPFLMVYHFMKSTWIFGDAFCKITRFCFNLNLYGSIGFLSCISVYRYLAIVHPVRMMGKFTITHSVAISVMVWLLVSVQSLPDMFYIKTFGNKPGKCYDTTHSRYVEDYLKYSLGWTLTGFCLPFLITLGCYGHVIVILCRKNTIDKVQKQRSLKLLFILIVLFSVCYIPYHVFKNLILWSRVLSKHQVCYEWFNEVYIASQISRGLVCLNSALNPLVYLHGHEDIRSQLRQLLQRARQIFRHPPPTDSGSVPMTELTDDV; encoded by the coding sequence ATGAATAACATAACTTGTCAACGTATCAACTTTGACTTTACAAGCAGATTCCTGCCTCCTGTTTTCATCTTAGTATTCATTGTTGGTCTGGTAGCTAATGGATGTGGACTGAAGTCTTTGCTGCACAACTGGAAGAAACTTAAAATcatcaatgtttttgttctgaaccTTGGTCTTGCAGATATTTTGTATCTGCTCACACTCCCATTTCTGATGGTGTACCATTTTATGAAGAGCACTTGGATCTTTGGAGATGCATTCTGCAAGATAACAAGATTCTGCTTCAACCTGAATTTATATGGCAGCATTGGATTCCTTAGTTGTATAAGTGTGTACAGGTACCTGGCCATTGTCCATCCAGTGAGAATGATGGGGAAATTCACTATTACCCACTCTGTGGCTATTTCAGTCATGGTTTGGCTGTTGGTGAGTGTTCAAAGTCTTCCAGACATGTTCTACATCAAGACATTTGGAAACAAACCTGGGAAATGCTATGATACCACCCATAGCAGATATGTTGAGGATTACCTGAAATACAGCCTCGGATGGACACTCACTGGGTTTTGTCTCCCATTCCTCATCACACTTGGCTGCTATGGACATGTGATTGTCATTCTCTGCCGCAAAAATACCATTGACAAGGTACAGAAACAGAGAAGTTTGAAGTTGTTGTTCATCTtgattgttctcttctctgtttgttacATCCCCTATCATGTATTCAAGAACCTCATCCTCTGGTCAAGAGTTTTATCAAAACATCAGGTATGCTATGAGTGGTTTAATGAAGTCTACATTGCTAGTCAGATAAGTCGTGgacttgtgtgtctgaacagtgCTCTAAACCCTCTGGTTTATCTGCATGGACATGAAGATATTCGTTCTCAGCTCAGACAGCTGCTCCAGCGAGCTCGTCAGATATTCAGACATCCACCTCCAACAGACTCTGGTAGTGTGCCCATGACAGAACTCACAGATGACgtttaa
- the LOC122982300 gene encoding P2Y purinoceptor 1-like has translation MNNTTCQRINFDFTSRFLPPVFILVFIVGLVANGWGLKYLLHNWKKLGDINVFVLNLGLADILYLLTLPFLMVYYFMKSKWIFGDAFCKITRFCFNLNLYGSIGFLTCISVYRYLAIVHPVRMMGRLTVTHSVAISVMVWLLVSVQSLPDMFYTKTSGNKPGKCYDTTHSRYVEDYLKYSLRWTLTGVCLPFLITLGCSGHVIVILCRKNTIDKVQKQRSLKLLFILIVLFSVCYIPYHVFKNLILWSRVLSKHQVCYDWFNEVYIASQISRGLVCLNSALNPLVYLHGHEDIRSQLRQLLQRARQMFRRPPPTDSGSVPMTELTDDV, from the coding sequence ATGAATAACACAACTTGTCAACGTATCAACTTTGACTTTACAAGCAGATTCCTGCCTCCTGTTTTCATCTTAGTATTCATCGTTGGTCTGGTAGCTAATGGATGGGGACTGAAGTATTTGCTGCACAACTGGAAGAAACTGGGGGacatcaatgtttttgttctgaaccTTGGTCTTGCAGATATTTTGTATCTGCTCACACTGCCATTTCTGATGGTGTACTATTTTATGAAGAGTAAATGGATCTTTGGAGACGCATTCTGCAAGATAACAAGATTCTGCTTCAACCTGAATTTATATGGCAGCATTGGATTCCTTACTTGTATAAGTGTGTACAGGTACCTGGCCATTGTCCACCCAGTGAGAATGATGGGAAGATTAACTGTCACCCACTCTGTGGCTATTTCAGTCATGGTTTGGCTGTTGGTGAGCGTTCAAAGTCTTCCAGACATGTTCTACACCAAGACATCTGGAAACAAACCTGGGAAATGCTATGATACCACCCATAGCAGATATGTTGAGGATTACCTGAAATACAGCCTCAGATGGACACTCACTGGGGTTTGTCTCCCATTCCTCATCACACTGGGCTGTTCTGGACATGTGATTGTCATTCTCTGCCGCAAAAATACCATTGACAAGGTACAGAAACAGAGAAGTTTGAAGTTGTTGTTCATCTtgattgttctcttctctgtttgttacATCCCCTATCATGTATTCAAGAACCTCATCCTCTGGTCAAGAGTTTTATCAAAACATCAGGTATGCTATGATTGGTTTAATGAAGTCTACATTGCTAGTCAGATAAGTCGTGGACTTGTGTGTCTAAACAGTGCTCTAAACCCTCTGGTTTATCTGCATGGACATGAAGATATTCGTTCTCAGCTCAGACAGCTGCTCCAGCGAGCTCGTCAGATGTTCAGACGTCCACCTCCAACAGACTCTGGTAGTGTGCCCATGACAGAACTCACAGATGACgtttaa